The Micropterus dolomieu isolate WLL.071019.BEF.003 ecotype Adirondacks linkage group LG14, ASM2129224v1, whole genome shotgun sequence DNA segment AGAACACGTTAAGCAATTTAGTGAACCAACCAgcacatcttgtttttttaaatccagcagctatcaaattagttgtaaaagtgtctgaacaagagaaacactgcagactcctctgtatttatgtcagttgttgggctcattgcagttactatcactgtcttttaaagacttatttgttttcatgtaattgtgcatGGGGTCATTACCTCtatactataaaatataaaatcttgataatgttAATGCTCACTTAGATGGTTTTCATATGCAAAAGGTattggctgttattttattgtttatgcaaacaaaatgtcaaatgtatttgtagttttctatataaaacttgttgaaatggtttcactgtgtatatcagtacattttaatctttttttggcacattttttacaatactgtgatattatatataatatttggtAAGGAAAGTCCATCTTACACATTGTAGATAAGTTTGTACGATATTGTGTCCTAGAAAATGGCTGCCAAcatttgttgctgtgtgtttcagtgttgccTGCAGATGTCCAGCAGCTGTTGGTGATTAAAGAAGAGGTTCCCTCTgagtggagccccagtctggaccaggaggacccagagcccctacacataaaagaagaacaggaggaactctggatcagtcaggagggagagcagcttaatggactggaggaggctgatatcaccaGGTTCCCATTCACTGCTGTtactgtgaagagtgaagatgaggaagagaaacctcagtctccacagcttcatcaaagccAAACTGAGGACAACAGAGAGGCAGAGCcttcagccagcagctcagctacgcagataaaaacagaaactgatggAGGATCAGAACCTGCTGGGAACCTTGATCCAGATAGTCATTTACAACCAGATACTGCTGAAAAAGCTTCAGAGACTGAAGTCAGTGATAATGACTGGCAAGAACCTTTGTCAGATTCTGAAGCTGAAACTGAAGACAGTGACAATGGTTGGAAGGAGACCAGAGCACCTGAGTCAGGTGTAAATGCTCTGAAATATAAGGAAGCTCCTGTAAGTGATGCAGGATGTAATGCTGGGAAAGAATCATTTAGCTGCTTTGAATGTGGTAAACAATATCACCTCAAGGGGTCTCTTCAGAGACACATGAAGTGTCATTCACGAAAAAGGTCCTCCAGCCGTCTGGTTAATAAGAAATGTTTCAGAATGAAGGAAAATGTAGATTCACAgatgagagtccacacaggagagaaacgatttggctgtgatgtttgtgggaaAAGATTTTACCAGCAGGTACATCTTAAGGAACACACAAGAgtgcacacaggagagaaaccatttggctgtgatgtttgtgggaaGAGATTTAATATCCAGGGAAATCTTAAGAAACACATGcgagtccacacaggagagaaaccatttgtctgtgatgtttgtgggacGAGATTTACAGAACAGGGGAATCTTAAGACACACATGAGAggccacacaggagagaaaccatttgcTTGTGATGTTTGTAGTAAAAGATTTAATCAGCAGGTACATCTTAAGGAACACATGAGAgtgcacacaggagagaaaccatttgtctgtgatgtttgtggtaaGAAATTTACAGAACAGGGGAATCTTAAGACACACATGAGActtcacacaggagagaaaccatttagctgtGGCAGttgtggtaaaagatttaaCCAGCAGGTACATCTTAAGGAACACATGAGAGTCCATaaaggagagaaaccatttggctGTGATGGTTGTGGGAAGAGATTTACACATAAGGGAAATCTTAAGAAACACATGAAAGTCCATACAGGAGAGAAACCGTTTCGCTGTGATGattgtggtaaaagatttaaTCAGCAGCCACATCTTAAGAGACACATGAGACTCCACACGGGAGATAAACCATTtgactgtggtggttgtggGAAGAAATTTACTCAACCGGAAAATCTTAAGAACCACATGAGAGTCCATACAGGAGAGAAACCGTTTGGCTGTGATGTTTGCAGTAAAAGATTTAATCAGCAGCCACATCTTAAGAGacacatgagagtccacacaggatAGAAGTTGTTTACTAAGCACGTTGGGAAGAACCACAGCAGTTTTCATTGTCTTTTAGTGTTttgttatatattgtttttgtctttctcttgtgtttattttaaaatacactaCATagacaaaagtactgggacaccACTGTACCAATACTTACGGGAGGGGCTGTTTTtgcatgttattttctttgttaaGGGAAATTATAATGCTACAGCATACAATCTTTGACAATAGTTCTtccaacattttgtgtttgaacTTTTCCTGTTTCAAAATGACAAGGCCCCTTTGCACAGACTAGTCGGAAATTGCCAGGCCATCTGAAGACTGAAGACACACACTTCTGGTTAGATTCTAACTGCCTTTCATTTGCTCTGTACCCGTACTCTGCATAACACAATAAAGTTGATTGTAATCTAAGCAGAAGTGGTCCTAAATAAAGAGATGTTTGGGAGTGGAAAGAGCTGGCTCTCGGACAGCAATGGAGCCATAAGATCCGGCTCCCCTGAAAGAGTGAGGCAGAAATGAACTCTTGACTAAAAATGACGAAGCAAGACTGTTAATCCCATTAAGACGTTCTTTAGTGAGTAAACAAAGGCCAAAAATACATGCATATATAGCGTGTGCTAAACAAGAGTTACAGCATTACTTCCGGCCACACAACTGATGTCATCACCTCACGTACTCTTTTTCCTAGAGCCTCCTGGGTAATGAAGTCCCCTTTTTAATGTAActccaaattaaatgaaatgcagttcTCCCTTTAACTACATATTCAACAGATTTATGAATATAAATGTTAACTTATATCTTAACTTATTAATCCTTATAAATAATATGTTCTCTCAAATAAATTCTCAACAAGGAGCCTTAATTCCCCATTACTTCTGGTTTAGGGTGAAATTTCAAAACCAACTGAAGTCCTATCTAAGGCTTCAGTTTTTTGCCCGATTCTGTGTACTACAAGGTGTTCTGTGGCCCCTAGAAGTTTACATGCTGCTGAGCATTGTTCGCTGAGAGCCATCCAAAATTGCATAGGTATCTATAGTACGTTGTCTTTTCCATAGGATCACTTTGACCATCTTTAGAAGGATTTTGGGAGCGCTGGACTGGGGATTCAGATATAGGAACTtggagtctctctctctttggttAACATGGTGAAGAATGCCCACATGTTTCTCACTGGGGGACATTGCTCTTTCAGATTGCATTTCATTGCCATATGTGGTCCTGCACACCTCCAACATTTCATTTCCTGTGTAATCCAGGCTAATATGTCCTCTGTTCTCAGACCCTTCAGCTCTTTGCATTAGataa contains these protein-coding regions:
- the LOC123982849 gene encoding zinc finger protein 436-like, with protein sequence MKCGTQAGDFLLSTNILLSGNDYAKVALLFKFMNMGMVKKNTFVSIQDAYCVDTVKSFWEERRTEALSGLQGKDVVVLAENDTKEIIHVATINKQQTSCNSVVMEKEGFIETVDKLTSEIKHEEICTGANAQITALMNPDEGRYKDLGIHHSQDMWHGAKNLVKKIAAALWLGIIHHVCDIPTWTMGKCQHVHLKEKAWIQKDSRCHKALVDIVLNKRWLKHVHKYLLFRSAADLEAFQNHILMYVSKRFTFSPPVYEARVLLAALDYNFHRNRSTMKTAEGKEILRMLYKKNSRRHKLYALKSGKIYSYISDLQARIVKRRITSGVAMPRKKTVLPADVQQLLVIKEEVPSEWSPSLDQEDPEPLHIKEEQEELWISQEGEQLNGLEEADITRFPFTAVTVKSEDEEEKPQSPQLHQSQTEDNREAEPSASSSATQIKTETDGGSEPAGNLDPDSHLQPDTAEKASETEVSDNDWQEPLSDSEAETEDSDNGWKETRAPESGVNALKYKEAPVSDAGCNAGKESFSCFECGKQYHLKGSLQRHMKCHSRKRSSSRLVNKKCFRMKENVDSQMRVHTGEKRFGCDVCGKRFYQQVHLKEHTRVHTGEKPFGCDVCGKRFNIQGNLKKHMRVHTGEKPFVCDVCGTRFTEQGNLKTHMRGHTGEKPFACDVCSKRFNQQVHLKEHMRVHTGEKPFVCDVCGKKFTEQGNLKTHMRLHTGEKPFSCGSCGKRFNQQVHLKEHMRVHKGEKPFGCDGCGKRFTHKGNLKKHMKVHTGEKPFRCDDCGKRFNQQPHLKRHMRLHTGDKPFDCGGCGKKFTQPENLKNHMRVHTGEKPFGCDVCSKRFNQQPHLKRHMRVHTG